In Antechinus flavipes isolate AdamAnt ecotype Samford, QLD, Australia chromosome 6, AdamAnt_v2, whole genome shotgun sequence, the sequence gtattcctaactccaggctcctAACAGAGCCACCTTGCTGCCCTTTATGCGATTCTGTCATCCTTCACCATACAGTATCGGTCTTTTATTTCCTTGGCCTCTGGGCTGGGGGAAGGGgcaaggaaagggggagggggatgagAATTCCAACCAGGCCTGGAATTTGTCTAAAtttatctctctgggcctcagacTGATAACGAGCTGCTGGGATAAGGCTtggggggctggggaggggaAGTGACCAAGACAGGTGCCAGGAAGAAAAAACCCAGGAACCCAGGAACACCTGGGTTCAATCACCCCCTCCCTAGCATCAGACTGAGGGGTCCTAGACCACCCTCCACTTCCCCTCCTTCAGCTCAGAGCTCCTACCTCCTCTCTAGCTCTATTGCTGGGTGACCTTGGAGGGGTGAGGGGTCTAAGAGTGAGGGAAAGGGACAGGAAAACCAGACTCCAAGGGCTTCTCCCAGCCACCATGGAGGTAGGAGATTGGGGAAAGAGGAACCAAATTTAGGGTTCTGGGGTCATACCCTATCCTCCCCCCCAGTGGGTATCCACAGGTCTCAGCTCTATTCCAAGAGCCACCCATGGCATGGGTGGGATGGGGCGGGCTAGGTTATAACATGGCAGAGGCCGGAATTGGCAGGGTAGAGCCCCTTCCTCTCTTGGGGGCTGTCCGCCATATAATGTTATAAATAGAACATTTtatagcatatacatatatatgtatatcatttaTATACATAAGATCATATACTGtaataaatataacattatatacatatataacatgatatatataatataaatataaaagctcATATCCTGTAacaaatataacatatacatatatctagcattttatatatatgtatgtaaatataaaacaaattctcattatacagatgagaatactgaggcaaGGCGACTGAGGGATTTGCCTAACATGACCCCCTGCCAGAGCCCGATGCCCGGGATCCGGGGCTCATGGGGCTGAGGAGACCCAGGGACCGTCTCATGTAGCAGATGAGGGAACCGAGGCTCAGAGACAGAGcttgacttgtccaaagtcacctgCTCCTAAGTCCCTGTTTTCCAGACCACAAACCCATCCCCAGCTGCCAGGGTCCACCACCCGGGGGGATGGGAGGGGGCCAGATCTCCGGCCTCTCCTTGTGTTCAAACCCTCCCAGTTCCCTCCTCCCTGCTCAGGCCGGCCAGGAGGGAAGAATGGGGAGGACTGAGAAGCGGGGAGAGGTCCCGGGCCCATTACCCACATCCCTTCTCTGGGGTCTCCCAAGCCTCCGATCCCTACCAGGATCCCAGCCCGGCTCTCCCGGCCCAGCCCCTGTGATCCCATCCCGACATCCCggctccctccttccccaccccccaggtATCTTTACCTGTTTTCTTCCCCAGCTCTGGCATCTTGAGGGGTCTCCTGGGAGCTGGGCACCCACCAAGACACTGGCCAAAGGACAGGGAGCAGACAGGGAGGGAGGTCACCGGTGTCTCTGGGCTTATAAAGTCCTACTCCCCCACCTCCCAACCTGCCCCCAGCCTTATCTTCAGGGGCCTTATCGGCTGTGGGCCGTGGTAACGACTAAATATAGACAAATTCCAGGGAGCAGAGAGCCCCCTCCCTGCggtggggagagagagacggGGCCTCCCCTCCCATCTCCCTCTTCTCCAAGGTCAGTGACCTGGACCCACTCTCAGCTCAGAGCTCCTCCCTCCTCTCTAGCATAAGCTTGAGGAGTCTAGACCTCCTCCACCTCCCTCCTCCAGCTCAGagctcctccctcctttctagcATAAGCCTGAGGAGTCCTAGACCTCCTCCATCTCCCTCCTCCAGCTCAGagctcctccctcctccccagcatcaGGCTGAGGGGTCCTAGACCTCCTCTATCTCCCTCCTCCAGCTCAGaacttctccctcctctccatcAGCCTGAGGAGTCCTAGACCTCCTCCATCTCCCTCCTCCAGCTCAGagctcctccctcctccccagcatcaGCCTGAGGAGTCCTAGACCTAGAACCAAAGCAGTTCCATTGAATTGGTTGGAGTCATTTGCCCCAAATGGCCTCTCTCTTGTCCTCCTTTCTGTCCCACAATTCTTGGTATTAGGGTCAGGATCACACTAAGGAGAGGGACAGAGGGGACTCAGTCAGGGGGTCACGGGCTCGAGGCAGTCAGATACAGTGGGAAGCGGCCCTGGCCCTTCAGCCTCCAAGCCCAGATTCAGCGGATTCTGAATCCGGGGTCAAAGGCCCAGGGTCCAGAGCTTTCCTCATGGCTAAAGGGAGGGTTTGGACAAGCTCAGCCTGAGCTGCCCCAGAGCTTGCTGGGATCCCTATGCTGCCGCTGGCCGTGCGTCCGGAGGGGGTTCAGCTCCGTCTCTGAACTTCTGCTCCCCAATCATGAAACGAGGCTGATGAGCCCTTTGCAGCCGACCTCATGGGAAAGTCTTTGCCAAATTTAAAGCGTGACAAGGGGAGTTATCATTATAATATGATGCTTTTGTTGCCCCCCGCCCCCGGAGAATACAAACACGTGCCCAGAGGAGAGGCTGGTTCATCCCGCCAGCCCAAGTGCCCCCATTCATCGAGCACCAGTGTCAGGGCCAGGCGGGATACGCTGAATAAAAGATAGTTCTGAAGAGAAGCAGGGAGGGGAGGGACGGGACGCTGGGCTTCCTGGCCGGGGCATCGGGTCCCCTCAGATGGAAGCCAGGCGGGTACGAGCCGGAGGGTGGCCTGGAAGGGCAGGTTCTGGAGGGCTCCGGCCCCCTcccagggagggaaggagtttGAGTGCTCTCGATGCAGGCTTGAGCCAGCGGCAGGGTGCTGAGTTTAGAAGTAATAAGCCCCCTcctcctttccagtcttcttggaCCTGACTCCCTGCGACCTGTTCTACAAAGCTGTGCCAGCGGCCTCTGAGCCCTCTTCCCATCCCCCCATCCCCCGTCCCCCTGCCTCGAGCTCCTCTCCTCCCCGCCTGCGCCTCCTGCTTCCTTCCACCTTACTCCTGGTCCCGGAGGTTTCTCTCAGTCCCCCTTGCATCGCCTTCCTTCCGAGATGACTTTCCATCCTGTCACTGAACCTGAAAGTCGTTCCAGGTGTCCTGACCAGAACGTGGCCCACGGGCGCAGCTGGCTCCAGGGAGAAGAcgagccctccctccctcctcagaTCCGTGCCTCGGCATCCCCTCCCCGATGTCTCGGTCATCTCCCCGAGCAAAGGACCGCGGTCCCCGGGGCTTGGCCCTGGCCTGCCGCTGAGGAACCTGGGACAGCTGGGAAAGCTGGCATTGCCCAGCACTGCACGCACTCACTAAACGCTTACTCACctgcttattttattattaattactgaTATTAGTATTTTAATcactaatattgttttattcaaataatttaattaaaattaatcgATATAGATTTCAAATTGAGGAAGGGGCAAAGTGTGATTTGGGGCAGCCCCCACTCTCCCCTTCCTGTCTTGCGAGTGCTCCCCATCTTCCGCTGCCTCCGTGGCTCTCACAGTGCTCCCCATGCCTCCTGAGCCTCTCTCCGGCCTGTCCCTCACCCCCCGCCCCCTACTCGTGCCTTCTGCTCTTTCTCTACCTTCCCAAGGGAGGGGCTGCCCCTCCCGGAGCGGCTCAGAGACCCCGTGGCGGAAGGCTCTCTGCCCCGACGAGGTGGCCGGCTTTTCAGCCTTCCCCGGAAGGGATGTTCTAACCAGCAATGGCGGGGAGCCCTTCCTTAACCCCATAATCAATGGTTCCGACACCTTCCACGTGCACCGTGTGCCGGACGGAACAAAGCTCCCACAGGAGGGAGGATTTCGTGTTTGTCTCCGCAGCTCCGGTGGACAGCGTGGCGCACATAGTAGGTGGCttagtaaatattcattcattaattgatCTCCAGATACTTTAGGAGGCACAGAGTATaaagaagacaaagacagaaaaaaacaacacCTGCAAAACCTCATCCTGATCATCCTCGTCctcaaagcttttattttctgCTGAAACGAATCTCTAACGAAGGTAGATAAATGAGACACTGTTTATGTCAAGGGGGTCCACCCGAGAGTCCATCCTCGGCCCGCAGGGAGGCCGGGTTCTGACCATGGCGGAGCCTGCCGGGCTTCTCCGCCCCAGTGCGGGCCGAGGGGCGGGGCTCCCGGCGAGGACTCTGGGGAGGAAACGTTCTCCATTCTTAAGGTTTACAGACGCCCCCTGAGAGAGCGGCAGCCCGCCCGCAGTCCGAGGGCGGCTGGAGGGGAGGCCCCGCGTGAGAGGCAAGGGCCGGAGTCCTGGGGGCCAGGGAGGCAAGCTGGAGGGTCtcgggagagggagagggggcaTTGGGGCCGGGGGAACGGCAGGGAGACAGACACCTCCAAGGTCTGTCACCCACTGAGACCCTGATTCTAGGTGTCCACAAGGTCCAGACATGGGGTTAATGCTACAGGCAGCGGGGGAGCTAATGCAGTAGGTAGGCGTGGGGCCTGGCTTCCCCCGGGCACTGGTGCCAGCCTTGGGGATGGCGTCGTGCCCTCGGGCCGGGCCCTCCCCTCCTGTCCCGTGGGGGTGAGAGAGGGCCCGGGCGGGGGCGGGCGCTCAGTGGGGCTGATGCCTCCGGTCGACCAGGGTCACTCGCCCGAGCACCTCCCCGCTGAACTGGTAGGTCAGCTTCTTCTTCACCTTCTTGACCTCGCCCGTCTTGCCGTAGTTCCGAAGGGCGCGGGCCATCTTCTGGTAGGTCATCTTTTTGCGGTTCCCCTTCTGGATGCCCCAGCGATGGGCCAGGGCCTCCTTGTGCTTGGAGGAGAACTGGAAAGTGCCTTTGTCCTTGTCTACCCACCAGATGCTGTCCTTCATGTCCCCGTTGCGGAGGAGATCCAGGAGGAACTGGTACAGGCGGATCTTCTTTTTGCTTcctggaaggaagagagaaggagttCAGCTTTCTCAGCCGGCCCCGGCTCCCAGCCTTGTCCCCAGCTCTTAGTCCTAGCCATGCCAGGGGCTCCCAGCCATGCCAGGGGCTCCAGCCTTGCCCCCATCTCTTAGTCCCAGCCATGCCAGGAGCTCCCAGCCTTGTCCCCTGCTGCTAGTCCTAGCCATGCCAGGGGCTCCAGCCTTGCCCCCATCTCCCAGTCCCAGTCATGCCAGGGGCTCCAGCCATGCCAGGGGCTCCAGCCTTGTCCCCTGCTCCCAGTCCCAGCCATGCCAGGGGCTCCCAGCCATGCCAGGGGCTCCAGCCTTGTCCCCTGCTCCCAGTCCCAGCTGTGCCAGGGGCTCCAGCCTTGCCCCCATCTCCAGCCCCAGCCGGACTAGAAGCCATCATCAGGGCCACAACAGCTCCTTGGAttcaaagctagaagggaccctCATTGTATTGATGGagtaactgaggcccaggaaaggGAGCAGTCTCCTCTGAGGTCACGCACCCCCGCCTGGCAAAGCCAGGATTTCCGTCCTCAGACAGTCAGTGACGGCGTCCCACAAGCCCTTGGGAGGCCGTGTTCACCCAGGGACAGATGTCCGATCTGACACTCGGTTCGGTCACTGTCACATGTCCCAGACAGAGCGGGGGAGGGAGAGGCTGAATGTGGGGTTGGGTGGATTGGCTACAGACCTGTCTCTCCGTGCAGGATTCCCGGGCCGGGCTCCAGCGCCTCAGTCTCCCCATCAGACACTTCCAGGGGGGGGCTCTGCCGCTCGCCTTCTTCCTCGTCGGAGCTGGGCTGGGGAGGGGAGGTGTACTGAAGGCACATGCAGGGCAGGTACGAGACCTGAGAGGAATGCAGAGGGGCCAGTGAGGGGACCTGGGGACACAGGGACCAGTGAGGAGGAGATCAGTGAGCTGAGGAGCAGGAGACAGAAACATGGAGACATGGGGGAGGGGGCTATGAGGTAGGGGAGGGGGCTGCCACATGGGGGAGGGGGCTGTGAGATGGGGGAAGAggctgccacctgggggaggggctgcCACATAGAGGCCATGGGTGCACGGGTTGGGTGTGAACGCAGGCGACCGCAGCCAGGGGCTTGGCGTGAGGGCACAGCAGGATTCGGCAGTCTCTGGAGTGAGGTTTGAAGGGGCCCCTGGAAGTGGGTCATGGGCAGCTAAGTTTGGCTGGTCACTGCGGGCAGGAGACAGTATGGAAGCGTATTTGCATGCGGAGGGTGCTGGGGTGTTTGGCGGATCAGTATGGGACGTGAAGGGCAGCTgggagtgcagtggatagagccctggccctggagtcaggagaccctgagttcaaattggatttttaacatgtattagctgtgtgaccctgggcaagtcacttaatcccaattgccttgcaaaaaggaagagagggagagagagaggaagggagggagggaggaaagagggaaggaagagagaggggaaagaaaagagagaggaaagaaggaaggaagggaaggaagaagggagagagagaggaagaaagaagggaaggaggaaggaacggagggaggaaggaaggaaagaaggagagggagaaaggaaggaagaagagagggatggagggaggaaggaaagagggaaggaagagaaaaaggaaaggagggaaaggaaggaagaagggagagagaggaagaaagaagggaaggatggaaggaacagagggagggaggaaggaaggaaggaaggaaggaaggaaagaaggaaggagggaagaaatggaggaagagaagaaaaaagaaagaaggggagggagaaaggaaggaaggaataagggaaggaaggagggagggacgaagaaatggaggaagagaagaaaaaagaaagaaggggagggagaaaggaaggagagaaggagggaagaaaaggaaggagggagagagagaggaagaaagaagggaaatagggaaggaatggagggaggaatgaaggaaggagattGAGGTTCATGCTGGATCAATTGAGAGTCAGTGGGGAAAGAAGGATGGATCGAGGGCATTACCATGGAGACAACTGGGGATTTCCTGGGGGGTCAGTGGGGATAGGAAAGGCGGGGGGGGGCAATAGTTTTACAGACTTAGAGATGAAAAGACCCTTGGAGGTCACGGCCCAGGGGGTAAAAATGTTAAGGGTCATCAGTGAGCTTAGGGGATGAGGGAGAGGAATGCTTCAAGGTAAATCAAGGCTGCTGAGCTATTCCTTGTCATTGAGGTCAAGAGGGAGAACAAGGGGCCAGTGGAGAGGAGGAGGTTTCTTGGGGGGTCACTGCAGCCAGGGTGTTGGGGAGCACTGAGGAGCGAGTAGGGGCGGGCGAGAGAGCCCAGGGCAAAGGGGGCTTTTGGACCCAGGACCTCTGGCTTTGTCCCTTCCCGGCGCCAGGCTGGGGTGTGGGAGGTCAGTCGGGGGGTCAGCGGGGGCGGCGGTTGGCACTCTGGCCGTTGGCAGGAAGCTGAGTTGGGCAAGAGCTCCCATCAGCTTCCTGTGACAGTCTGGGCAGCCTCACCACAGGCCTTCTGGGAGGGCTCTCCTGGGACCGCAGGGAGACGGGGAGACGGGGACCCGGGCCGGCTCCTACCTGGTGGCCAAGGGTGCTGTGGGGGGTGGCCACGGGGGTGTCCAGGACGTGCATCTGTTCCAGCTCCATGTGGCGGTAGAGCTGCTGGAGCTGGGGGGCTGGACGCTCTGCAGCTCTGTGAAGTGGTTCTCAGCGAAGCTCTCAAACTCATTGTGCATGTGGTGGGGGTGGAAGTCCCAGTAATGGTCTGTGGGGAGCAGAGGGGCTGTCAGGGAGACCCTGGGCTCAGCAGAGAGACCCCAGCCTCAGCAGGGAGATCCCAAACTTAGCAGGGAGACCCCCACCTCAGTGCGGGGAGCCCCAGCCTTGGAGGGCCTTGGGACCAAAGAGCTAGAGCAAGCAGGAGTCCCATTgtagggaaactaaggctcaggtCGGGAAGGGGGCTTAGCCAAGATGGGGGGAGCAGCAAAGCCCAGAATCTTGAACTCAGTACCTTTGGCTCCCAGCCCCCTCCATCCTTgctgctcccctccccctccagccACCCCACTCCCCctccacacacatacatctaGCAACAACAAAGCACAGAGAGAGAGCATGGTGGACCTTTTTCCCCAGCTTGGAGGTGTGCAGAGAGCTCTGCGTCCCCCATTTCACGTGCCATTTTTATACACCTTATACCTTGTGGGGGGCATTGCACCTGGACCAGGAGTCCGCCCCCTTCTGAGGAGCTGAGCATTTGGGCCTGGGGTTTGTGGGCCAGGGGTTTGGATGCTCGGAGACTAAATGCAGGGAAATTAGAGCAGGGCTtcaaaaagagtcaaaagtcACTTGGAATCTGCTGaataaggggtgtgtgtgtgtgtgtgtgtgtgtgtgtgtgtgtgtgtatgtgcagtGTACACGCCTGTGTATAAACACACTTGGggatatatgcacatgtgtgtacacGCTTTGGAGATaatacacgtgtgtgtatgtggaaGCTCACTTATCATGTGTGAACACCTGGTGCCTGAACATACCTGTACATGTGTGAATGCGTTTGTGAGCATGTTAGTGTGTGAGCCCAATAGTGTGCAAGCCCGCTTACCCTAGGGAACTGTGCCGACATTAGTGGGTGGGGTGCACTTGTGAATGTGTGTGAACAAGTGTACGTGTGCACACTTGTAAGTAAGCACACCTATGGATTGTATAAACACACTTGTGTATATGTGAACATATTTGCCTTTGCACAGGTTATTCCCCCGCGCCTCTTTCCCTCAGCCTCTTGGAAGCTCAGTTTCCTTCGGAGTCTTAGCTCGAGCCCCTTCTCtcctatatgaagcctttcctgatgccTCCTCTCCAAATTACCTTACCTTTGTTTTAtttgatcaaatgagagaatatttgtgaagtgctcagcacagtctctggcacacagttggtgcttaatcaatgcttactCCCTGTCATGCCCCTGTATATCTTGGTAAGTGATGTTGTCCCATCAGGATGTGAGATCCGGGAGAGCAGGGCTATTTCACCTCCAGAGTCcagaacatttaaataaaatatattttttggacTGGACTCTGATTTCATTGGAAGGGAATGTCAAcccaaccaacatttattaagtgcttattgtataCAAGGCAGCTGaaggtacaaagacaaaacagaGTCATAGATGGAGAGCTGGAGGGTTACTAGagttcatccctttcattttagagaaaaggtGATTGAAATCCAGGAAGGTCAAGGAATTTGCCTCAAGGCACATAGGCAGGAAGTAAGCAGCAGAGCCCGGAAATAGTTCCTGTCCTTGGGGTTCTATTGGGGAATATACAGAGGTAAATGCCAGAGGATTCCAGGAAGGCCAGAGCAATAATAACTGGGAGCATCAGGAAGGACTTCTTGTAGGAGGgagccttccccacccccccagccCCTCCTATTCCTTTCCCAGCTACCTCAGAGTCTTACTCTTCTTCTGGGCGGcttttgaataaattaaaactaatgTGATTGGATGCTCGTGTTGCTCCCATtaattgatttatatatatatatatattttgctgaggcaattggggttaagtgacttgcccagggtcacacagccaggaagtgttaagtgtctgagatcagattgaactcaggtcctcctgactttcgggccagcactctacccactacGCTACCTTGCTGTCCCCGATTTATATACTCTTTAAATATGTACAAAGCCACTTATAGTAACTCCTTTTGTGgaatcaaagaactggaaacttaaGGAGCGccaccagttggagaatgaccCAACCACTTTTGGCATCGGGGTGGGAAAGCGTTGTAAGAAAAAGGGGCGCTTTCAGAGAAAGCTGGGAAGATTTTCATGGGCTGACgcagagggaagtgagcagaagcaggagaacaattTCGACAATAACGACAATATTGTAGCGACAAACATTTAGGGACTCTGAGGGCTACAATGGCCAATCCAACATGCTCCCCGCCTCTTCGCAGACAGGAGAAGGATCAACGATGAAAAATGACGCGTATTTTAGCCGTGGCCAATGGGGGAAATGCCGTTTTGCTTGCTTAATTTTtataatggttttcttttttctttttaaatcaattatGATATCTGTGCTCATTTCTACAAGAAGTTCGGTCTGAGGGGCTGAGTCTTTATGAAACACTTTGCTAAGATCCCTTCCTCGAACCCTCCGAGGGGGCTCCTCCTccaactctcttttctttccattttttgatGTCTCTCATATCATATCTTAATTCCCATTGATACCACTGAGGGCAGGTGTCCAGAGTACGAGCACTTCCCCTCTGCAGGGATCTAGGGCCACCCCACGGAGACAAGGCTGTTTTTCTCTTGTGCCTTCAGCTGGAGCCCCCACCAGGATGCTCTCCCCAATATTATTAGTCATGGAAGAGAGCTGTGAAGTGATTTTCCATGACTACATAACTCAGAAATTTCAGAACCTAAATTTGGATGCAGACGTCCTGTTTCCAAGTCGGGATCTCATATATACACAATGTGCTTCTCTTCCCCGGAAGCCTTCCTCTGTGAGGTTCAGTTgaaagagccctggatttggaaCCGAAGGCTTTCGGTTCAAAGCTCCGATCTACAATGTGTATGATCTTAACTTTTCTCTCTGTAAGGTGAGAAGACTGAACcagtcttctctctcctttctctctcctctctgtctctctgtctctgtctctctctcctttctctctcctctctgtctccctgtctctgtctctctctctgtctctgtctgtctctctctctgtctctctctctcctttctctctcctctgtctctctctctctctctctctctctctctctctctctctctgtctctctgtctctctgtctctctctctctctccccctctccgaGCCCCCTCGCCCTTCTAGCTCTTTGACCCTGTGGTTGTGACACAGAGGTGACTGTGGGGTCTCAGAGGCTGTGTCTGAGGACAACAGGTCCCGGTAGCTTCTGGCAAAGGTCAGAGGTTTCCATGATGGGCCTGGCTATTGTTCTCTGCCTGCCACTGGAAGACCAGCCTGAATAAATACAGACTGTTTACCTAAAGGATGGTGAATTCTTTGACCACAGTGACTCATGAAACTTTACACTCTTGGTCCAGAGCATGGGCCTTTGTTTCTGTGGGGAAATTAGATTTAATTTACAGCCTTTTGATTTAAGTCACCTGCAGGAACCGAGCTTGCCACAAATTGTGGGGCTGCCTACATCCTTTTTGCTCAGTACCAAGGTGTAGTGACAAAGGAAGGATcccagttttatatatatataaaatatatatatatatatatatacacatatatatatatataatctctctctcattc encodes:
- the SPI1 gene encoding LOW QUALITY PROTEIN: transcription factor PU.1 (The sequence of the model RefSeq protein was modified relative to this genomic sequence to represent the inferred CDS: inserted 1 base in 1 codon) encodes the protein MPRGSGVGPAEAGELTGPEIGWMLQACKMEGFPLVSPPSEDMVPYDTDLYRQTHEYYPYISSDGESHSDHYWDFHPHHMHNEFESFAENHFTELQSVQPPXLQQLYRHMELEQMHVLDTPVATPHSTLGHQVSYLPCMCLQYTSPPQPSSDEEEGERQSPPLEVSDGETEALEPGPGILHGETGSKKKIRLYQFLLDLLRNGDMKDSIWWVDKDKGTFQFSSKHKEALAHRWGIQKGNRKKMTYQKMARALRNYGKTGEVKKVKKKLTYQFSGEVLGRVTLVDRRHQPH